The Salvia miltiorrhiza cultivar Shanhuang (shh) chromosome 1, IMPLAD_Smil_shh, whole genome shotgun sequence genome has a window encoding:
- the LOC130987920 gene encoding auxin response factor 19-like isoform X1, which yields MKVPSNGFLANSAEGEKKVINSELWHACAGPLVSLPPVGSLVVYFPQGHSEQVAASMQKEADGIPSYPNLPSKLICMLHNVTLHADAETDEVYAQMTLLPVTKYDQEALLVSDIGLKHNRQPTEFFCKTLTASDTSTHGGFSVPRRAAEKIFPSLDFSMQPPAQELTAKDLHDQTWTFRHIYRGQPKRHLLTTGWSVFVSSKRLIAGDAVLFIRDEKSQLLLGIRRANRQQPALSSSVISSDSMHIGILAAAAHAAANNSPFTIFYNPRASPSEFVIPLAKYNKAMYTQVSLGMRFRMMFETEESGVRRYMGTVTGISDLDPIRWKNSQWRNLQVGWDESTAGERPSRVSIWDIEPVVTPFYICPPPFFRPKLPRHPGFPDDSDVENMFKRGMPWLADDFGLKDASSSIFPGLSLVQWMNMQQNNQLSANQSGLYPNMVSSTALQSNLGSDDPSKLLNFQSPGVAAQNLQMSKGNHQNQQANQLLQSNVPWSQQQQQHLQQMLQSPTPAQQPQQQQQQRQMQQTQSQMLQQTQQQQLLQQPLQHQHQQQQSMLLPPVTSGMSSEQAVSRNLQQTAVSYSKLQQQQQILTGNAPVQQHDVSSNRTSFPVTSLTQDLPFQPHVEQPSTLLQRSQEQQQQQQMQFQQGGLQQNLSQRPIVQQTSQQNLSEQQLQLQFLQKLHQQQMSAPLNPMMEPHLPQKQQVQQIQQTQHLSAPMQQTNGNCFSASTLLQSPQFPTNQFHSQQKTPPLARQQSSHTDGDAPSCSTSPSKNNVNGLQPSFMKNQTGTPGMLDNTIVHPSNLVQESHNKLDARIKHELANSKVPEQPKFKINAADHMDATSSATSYCLDAGGLQQSFPLTGLDGDVQSHTRNGLPFTATIDGLAPDALLSRGFDSGKDIQNLLSNYSGTPRDIETDLSSGINSQSFGVPNMSFKPGSSNDAALNETGVMNGGLWPNQTQRMRTYTKVQKRGSVGRTIDVNRYKGYDELRNDLARMFGIEGLLEDPQRTEWKLVYVDHENDILLVGDDPWEEFVSCVQSIKILSAAEVQQMSLDGDLAQLPVANQACSGTDSGNAWRVHYDDNSATSFNR from the exons ATGAAGGTTCCATCtaatggatttttggcaaattCAGCTGAAG GCGAAAAAAAGGTTATCAACTCTGAGTTATGGCATGCTTGCGCTGGGCCTTTGGTTTCTTTGCCACCCGTGGGGAGCCTTGTCGTCTACTTTCCTCAAGGTCACAGTGAACAA GTGGCAGCATCGATGCAGAAAGAGGCTGACGGTATCCCAAGCTATCCCAATCTTCCTTCGAAGTTGATCTGCATGCTCCACAATGTCACCTTACAT GCTGATGCTGAAACTGACGAGGTCTACGCGCAAATGACTCTTCTACCGGTCACTAAG TATGACCAGGAAGCGTTGCTCGTGTCTGATATTGGCCTTAAGCATAACAGGCAACCTACTGAATTTTTCTGTAAAACTCTCACGGCAAGTGACACGAGCACTCATGGAGGCTTTTCAGTTCCTCGTCGAGCAGCTGAGAAGATCTTCCCATCTCTG GATTTCTCGATGCAACCTCCTGCTCAGGAGCTAACGGCTAAAGACTTGCATGACCAAACATGGACATTCAGACATATTTATAGAG GGCAACCGAAAAGACACCTACTGACAACAGGTTGGAGTGTATTTGTGAGTTCTAAAAGACTTATAGCTGGTGACGCTGTGCTTTTCATAAG GGATGAAAAGTCGCAGCTTCTCCTTGGTATACGACGAGCAAATAGGCAGCAGCCTGCCCTATCCTCGTCTGTTATATCAAGCGACAGTATGCATATCGGAATTCTTGCTGCTGCAGCTCACGCTGCTGCAAACAACAGCCCGTTTACCATATTCTATAATCCAAG GGCTAGCCCTTCGGAGTTTGTGATTCCGCTTGCCAAGTATAACAAAGCAATGTACACACAAGTTTCGTTGGGCATGCGGTTCAGGATGATGTTTGAGACCGAGGAGTCGGGAGTGAGGAGGTACATGGGCACTGTAACCGGTATAAGCGATTTGGATCCTATTCGATGGAAAAACTCACAATGGCGTAATCTCCAG GTCGGATGGGACGAATCAACGGCTGGGGAACGTCCTAGCAGAGTCTCGATTTGGGATATCGAGCCTGTCGTGACTCCCTTTTACATATGCCCTCCTCCATTTTTCAGACCAAAGCTACCCAGGCATCCAGGTTTCCCAG ATGATTCTGATGTAGAGAATATGTTCAAACGAGGCATGCCGTGGCTAGCAGACGACTTTGGGTTGAAAGATGCTTCGAGCTCGATATTTCCTGGTCTGAGCCTCGTGCAGTGGATGAATATGCAACAGAATAATCAGCTGTCGGCTAATCAATCGGGGTTGTATCCTAACATGGTCTCGTCCACTGCTCTACAGAGCAATCTCGGCAGTGATGATCCATCGAAACTGTTGAACTTCCAATCCCCCGGTGTAGCCGCACAGAATCTTCAAATGAGCAAAGGAAATCATCAAAACCAGCAAGCTAACCAGCTGCTGCAATCGAATGTTCCGTGGTctcaacagcagcagcagcacctGCAGCAGATGTTGCAGTCTCCAACGCCTGCTCAACAGccgcaacagcagcagcagcagcgacaGATGCAGCAAACGCAATCCCAGATGCTTCAGCAGACACAACAACAGCAATTACTGCAGCAACCCCTTCAGCATCAAcatcagcagcagcagtcgATGCTGCTGCCTCCTGTAACGAGCGGCATGTCTTCTGAGCAGGCCGTGAGCAGGAATCTGCAGCAGACAGCCGTATCATACTCGAAactgcagcagcagcaacagatACTGACAGGAAATGCACCAGTGCAGCAGCACGATGTCTCGTCTAACAGAACATCGTTTCCTGTGACGTCTCTAACTCAGGACCTGCCTTTCCAGCCGCACGTCGAACAGCCTTCTACTCTGCTGCAGAGATCTcaagagcagcagcagcagcagcagatgcAGTTTCAACAAGGCGGGTTGCAGCAGAACTTATCCCAAAGGCCCATAGTGCAACAGACGTCGCAACAGAATCTTTCCGAACAACAGCTGCAGCTGCAGTTTCTCCAGAAACTGCACCAGCAACAAATGTCTGCCCCGTTAAATCCGATGATGGAGCCGCATCTGCCTCAGAAACAGCAAGTTCAACAAATCCAGCAGACACAACATCTCTCTGCTCCTATGCAGCAAACGAATGGGAACTGCTTTTCTGCATCTACTCTTTTGCAGTCTCCACAGTTTCCCACGAACCAATTTCATAGCCAGCAAAAAACTCCACCTTTAGCCAGACAACAATCTAGCCATACTGATGGCGATGCTCCATCGTGTTCAACATCGCCTTCCAAGAACAATGTAAATGGCCTGCAACCGAGCTTCATGAAGAACCAAACAGGGACACCTGGGATGCTAGATAATACAATTGTTCATCCTTCTAACTTGGTACAGGAGAGTCATAACAAACTAGATGCTCGAATAAAGCATGAATTAGCCAACTCCAAGGTTCCGGAGCAGCCCAAGTTCAAGATAAATGCTGCTGATCACATGGATGCCACGTCGTCTGCTACCTCGTATTGCCTGGATGCCGGTGGTCTCCAACAGAGTTTCCCATTAACGGGCTTGGATGGCGATGTTCAGTCACATACTAGGAACGGCCTCCCTTTCACGGCTACTATTGATGGATTGGCGCCCGATGCTTTGTTGTCTAGGGGTTTCGATTCTGGAAAAGACATCCAGAACTTACTCTCTAATTACAGTGGGACACCGAGGGATATTGAGACGGATTTGTCCTCCGGGATCAATTCTCAGTCATTTGGAGTGCCAAATATGTCTTTCAAACCAGGCTCTTCGAATGATGCTGCTCTAAACGAGACGGGGGTTATGAACGGTGGGTTGTGGCCCAACCAGACTCAACGTATGCGAACATATACAAAG GTTCAAAAGCGTGGGTCGGTGGGGAGAACCATAGATGTGAATCGTTACAAAGGGTACGATGAGCTGAGGAATGATCTTGCTCGCATGTTTGGCATTGAGGGTCTTCTGGAGGACCCTCAGCGCACCGAGTGGAAGCTTGTGTACGTAGACCACGAAAACGACATACTACTTGTGGGAGATGATCCTTGGGA GGAGTTTGTGAGCTGTGTGCAGAGCATAAAGATACTGTCAGCCGCTGAGGTACAGCAGATGAGCTTGGACGGAGATCTAGCTCAGCTGCCTGTGGCGAACCAAGCGTGTAGCGGAACGGACAGTGGTAACGCGTGGAGGGTGCACTACGACGATAATTCAGCCACTTCGTTCAACCGGTAA
- the LOC130987920 gene encoding auxin response factor 19-like isoform X2 codes for MTLLPVTKYDQEALLVSDIGLKHNRQPTEFFCKTLTASDTSTHGGFSVPRRAAEKIFPSLDFSMQPPAQELTAKDLHDQTWTFRHIYRGQPKRHLLTTGWSVFVSSKRLIAGDAVLFIRDEKSQLLLGIRRANRQQPALSSSVISSDSMHIGILAAAAHAAANNSPFTIFYNPRASPSEFVIPLAKYNKAMYTQVSLGMRFRMMFETEESGVRRYMGTVTGISDLDPIRWKNSQWRNLQVGWDESTAGERPSRVSIWDIEPVVTPFYICPPPFFRPKLPRHPGFPDDSDVENMFKRGMPWLADDFGLKDASSSIFPGLSLVQWMNMQQNNQLSANQSGLYPNMVSSTALQSNLGSDDPSKLLNFQSPGVAAQNLQMSKGNHQNQQANQLLQSNVPWSQQQQQHLQQMLQSPTPAQQPQQQQQQRQMQQTQSQMLQQTQQQQLLQQPLQHQHQQQQSMLLPPVTSGMSSEQAVSRNLQQTAVSYSKLQQQQQILTGNAPVQQHDVSSNRTSFPVTSLTQDLPFQPHVEQPSTLLQRSQEQQQQQQMQFQQGGLQQNLSQRPIVQQTSQQNLSEQQLQLQFLQKLHQQQMSAPLNPMMEPHLPQKQQVQQIQQTQHLSAPMQQTNGNCFSASTLLQSPQFPTNQFHSQQKTPPLARQQSSHTDGDAPSCSTSPSKNNVNGLQPSFMKNQTGTPGMLDNTIVHPSNLVQESHNKLDARIKHELANSKVPEQPKFKINAADHMDATSSATSYCLDAGGLQQSFPLTGLDGDVQSHTRNGLPFTATIDGLAPDALLSRGFDSGKDIQNLLSNYSGTPRDIETDLSSGINSQSFGVPNMSFKPGSSNDAALNETGVMNGGLWPNQTQRMRTYTKVQKRGSVGRTIDVNRYKGYDELRNDLARMFGIEGLLEDPQRTEWKLVYVDHENDILLVGDDPWEEFVSCVQSIKILSAAEVQQMSLDGDLAQLPVANQACSGTDSGNAWRVHYDDNSATSFNR; via the exons ATGACTCTTCTACCGGTCACTAAG TATGACCAGGAAGCGTTGCTCGTGTCTGATATTGGCCTTAAGCATAACAGGCAACCTACTGAATTTTTCTGTAAAACTCTCACGGCAAGTGACACGAGCACTCATGGAGGCTTTTCAGTTCCTCGTCGAGCAGCTGAGAAGATCTTCCCATCTCTG GATTTCTCGATGCAACCTCCTGCTCAGGAGCTAACGGCTAAAGACTTGCATGACCAAACATGGACATTCAGACATATTTATAGAG GGCAACCGAAAAGACACCTACTGACAACAGGTTGGAGTGTATTTGTGAGTTCTAAAAGACTTATAGCTGGTGACGCTGTGCTTTTCATAAG GGATGAAAAGTCGCAGCTTCTCCTTGGTATACGACGAGCAAATAGGCAGCAGCCTGCCCTATCCTCGTCTGTTATATCAAGCGACAGTATGCATATCGGAATTCTTGCTGCTGCAGCTCACGCTGCTGCAAACAACAGCCCGTTTACCATATTCTATAATCCAAG GGCTAGCCCTTCGGAGTTTGTGATTCCGCTTGCCAAGTATAACAAAGCAATGTACACACAAGTTTCGTTGGGCATGCGGTTCAGGATGATGTTTGAGACCGAGGAGTCGGGAGTGAGGAGGTACATGGGCACTGTAACCGGTATAAGCGATTTGGATCCTATTCGATGGAAAAACTCACAATGGCGTAATCTCCAG GTCGGATGGGACGAATCAACGGCTGGGGAACGTCCTAGCAGAGTCTCGATTTGGGATATCGAGCCTGTCGTGACTCCCTTTTACATATGCCCTCCTCCATTTTTCAGACCAAAGCTACCCAGGCATCCAGGTTTCCCAG ATGATTCTGATGTAGAGAATATGTTCAAACGAGGCATGCCGTGGCTAGCAGACGACTTTGGGTTGAAAGATGCTTCGAGCTCGATATTTCCTGGTCTGAGCCTCGTGCAGTGGATGAATATGCAACAGAATAATCAGCTGTCGGCTAATCAATCGGGGTTGTATCCTAACATGGTCTCGTCCACTGCTCTACAGAGCAATCTCGGCAGTGATGATCCATCGAAACTGTTGAACTTCCAATCCCCCGGTGTAGCCGCACAGAATCTTCAAATGAGCAAAGGAAATCATCAAAACCAGCAAGCTAACCAGCTGCTGCAATCGAATGTTCCGTGGTctcaacagcagcagcagcacctGCAGCAGATGTTGCAGTCTCCAACGCCTGCTCAACAGccgcaacagcagcagcagcagcgacaGATGCAGCAAACGCAATCCCAGATGCTTCAGCAGACACAACAACAGCAATTACTGCAGCAACCCCTTCAGCATCAAcatcagcagcagcagtcgATGCTGCTGCCTCCTGTAACGAGCGGCATGTCTTCTGAGCAGGCCGTGAGCAGGAATCTGCAGCAGACAGCCGTATCATACTCGAAactgcagcagcagcaacagatACTGACAGGAAATGCACCAGTGCAGCAGCACGATGTCTCGTCTAACAGAACATCGTTTCCTGTGACGTCTCTAACTCAGGACCTGCCTTTCCAGCCGCACGTCGAACAGCCTTCTACTCTGCTGCAGAGATCTcaagagcagcagcagcagcagcagatgcAGTTTCAACAAGGCGGGTTGCAGCAGAACTTATCCCAAAGGCCCATAGTGCAACAGACGTCGCAACAGAATCTTTCCGAACAACAGCTGCAGCTGCAGTTTCTCCAGAAACTGCACCAGCAACAAATGTCTGCCCCGTTAAATCCGATGATGGAGCCGCATCTGCCTCAGAAACAGCAAGTTCAACAAATCCAGCAGACACAACATCTCTCTGCTCCTATGCAGCAAACGAATGGGAACTGCTTTTCTGCATCTACTCTTTTGCAGTCTCCACAGTTTCCCACGAACCAATTTCATAGCCAGCAAAAAACTCCACCTTTAGCCAGACAACAATCTAGCCATACTGATGGCGATGCTCCATCGTGTTCAACATCGCCTTCCAAGAACAATGTAAATGGCCTGCAACCGAGCTTCATGAAGAACCAAACAGGGACACCTGGGATGCTAGATAATACAATTGTTCATCCTTCTAACTTGGTACAGGAGAGTCATAACAAACTAGATGCTCGAATAAAGCATGAATTAGCCAACTCCAAGGTTCCGGAGCAGCCCAAGTTCAAGATAAATGCTGCTGATCACATGGATGCCACGTCGTCTGCTACCTCGTATTGCCTGGATGCCGGTGGTCTCCAACAGAGTTTCCCATTAACGGGCTTGGATGGCGATGTTCAGTCACATACTAGGAACGGCCTCCCTTTCACGGCTACTATTGATGGATTGGCGCCCGATGCTTTGTTGTCTAGGGGTTTCGATTCTGGAAAAGACATCCAGAACTTACTCTCTAATTACAGTGGGACACCGAGGGATATTGAGACGGATTTGTCCTCCGGGATCAATTCTCAGTCATTTGGAGTGCCAAATATGTCTTTCAAACCAGGCTCTTCGAATGATGCTGCTCTAAACGAGACGGGGGTTATGAACGGTGGGTTGTGGCCCAACCAGACTCAACGTATGCGAACATATACAAAG GTTCAAAAGCGTGGGTCGGTGGGGAGAACCATAGATGTGAATCGTTACAAAGGGTACGATGAGCTGAGGAATGATCTTGCTCGCATGTTTGGCATTGAGGGTCTTCTGGAGGACCCTCAGCGCACCGAGTGGAAGCTTGTGTACGTAGACCACGAAAACGACATACTACTTGTGGGAGATGATCCTTGGGA GGAGTTTGTGAGCTGTGTGCAGAGCATAAAGATACTGTCAGCCGCTGAGGTACAGCAGATGAGCTTGGACGGAGATCTAGCTCAGCTGCCTGTGGCGAACCAAGCGTGTAGCGGAACGGACAGTGGTAACGCGTGGAGGGTGCACTACGACGATAATTCAGCCACTTCGTTCAACCGGTAA
- the LOC130987936 gene encoding 20 kDa chaperonin, chloroplastic, with product MAAAQLTSAASSISAAKGFASFEGLRATQSVNIASFSPLKQNGLSFRSFRGLVVKAATAVAPKYTTLKPLGDRVLVKIKTAEEKTSGGILLPTVAQSRPQGGEVVAVGEGRTIGKNKVEISLENGTQVVYSKYAGTEVEFNGTNHLILKEDDIVGILETDDIKDLKPLNDRVLIKVAVAEEKTAGGLYLTDASKEKPSIGTVVAVGPGPLDEEGNRKPLSVAPGNSVLYSKYAGNDFKGGDGSEYIALRASDVMAVLS from the exons ATGGCAGCTGCACAGTTGACCTCCGCTGCTTCCTCAATTTCAGCAGCAAAAGGATTTGCTTCATTTGAAGGTCTGAGAGCTACGCAGTCTGTGAATATTGCATCGTTTTCACCTCTGAAGCAGAATGGACTATCTTTCAGGTCGTTCCGTGGCCTTGTTGTCAAGGCGGCTACAGCTGTTGCCCCTAAG TACACAACTCTCAAGCCATTGGGCGATAGAGTGTTGGTGAAGATCAAAACAGCTGAGGAGAAGACATCAGGTGGTATCTTGCTACCTACAGTAGCACAATCAAGACCCCAGGGGGGCGAGGTTGTTGCTGTAGGAGAGGGCCGGACCATTGGAAAGAACAAGGTGGAGATTAGTCTGGAG AATGGGACGCAAGTGGTATACTCCAAGTATGCAGGAACTGAAGTCGAATTCAATGGGACCAATCATCTCATATTGAAAGAGGATGACATTGTTGGTATTCTTGAAACTGATGACATTAAAGATTTGAAGCCCCTTAATGATAGAGTCCTCATTAAG GTAGCCGTGGCTGAGGAGAAAACAGCTGGTGGTTTGTACTTGACCGACGCGAGCAAGGAGAAGCCTAGCATCGGAACA GTTGTTGCTGTTGGGCCTGGTCCCCTCGATGAGGAAGGCAACAGGAAACCTCTGTCAGTTGCACCTGGAAACTCAGTTTTATACTCCAAGTATGCAGGGAATGATTTCAAGGGTGGCGATGGGTCGGAATACATAGCTTTGAGGGCGTCGGATGTGATGGCTGTCCTTTCATAG